A genome region from Arthrobacter sp. SLBN-100 includes the following:
- a CDS encoding dynamin family protein, translating to MTSRDEQDLPQDAGPAPRAMAAVALLEQVRGDLAAAALPLALPGTEQARRDAASAVAQLDDYILPRYRSLDAPLLAVVGGSTGAGKSTLVNALVGHPVTRSGAIRPTTRQPILLHHPAEAAWFEGQRVLPTLSRIRGYVTSSPVPAASAGPIPDPGAMSSLVLVADPALPEGIALLDAPDVDSISDDNRKLAGQLLAAADLWIFVTTANRYADAVPWKLLLDAAGRDIMVAVVLDRVPAGAEVEVSEDLRGLLDREGLGAAQLFIIPETTLDALGMLPAGTVLPLRTWLGDLAADSAGRSEIARRTLNGTVRALAGRVAAVAQAAREQQQAAGNLEAAAVSAYNAAANRILDATRDGSLLRGEVLARWQDFVGTGEFFRTLEQNVGRFRDRVGAFFRGEPPPAIRVEAAIETGLQAVIVHEAANAAEDTDQRWRTDPAGRHLLGTDDLSGTTPGFEDRAAAEIRAWQEALMELIRTEGQGKRTHARWLSFGINGLGAALMIVVFSMTAGLTGLEVGVAGGTAVVGQRLLEAVFGEEAVRRMAEKAREDLHIRCQRLLQDEQQKFLSRLPVSDDGTAQSLAAHPHALARLAGTA from the coding sequence GTGACCTCCCGGGACGAGCAGGACTTACCACAGGATGCAGGGCCAGCGCCGCGGGCGATGGCGGCTGTGGCGCTGTTGGAGCAGGTGCGTGGTGATCTGGCCGCTGCGGCGCTGCCGCTGGCCTTGCCCGGGACGGAACAGGCCCGGCGTGATGCTGCCAGCGCCGTGGCCCAGCTCGATGACTACATCCTCCCGCGGTACCGGAGCCTTGACGCCCCGCTGCTGGCCGTCGTCGGAGGCTCCACCGGGGCGGGCAAGTCAACGCTCGTCAACGCCCTGGTGGGCCACCCGGTGACCCGGTCCGGAGCCATCCGCCCCACCACAAGGCAGCCGATCCTCCTGCATCATCCGGCAGAGGCGGCCTGGTTCGAGGGCCAGCGCGTCCTGCCCACCCTCAGCAGGATCCGCGGATACGTCACCAGCAGCCCGGTCCCGGCCGCAAGCGCCGGGCCCATCCCGGACCCCGGCGCAATGTCCTCCCTTGTCCTCGTAGCCGACCCCGCACTGCCCGAGGGAATCGCACTCCTCGATGCCCCCGACGTCGACTCCATCTCCGACGACAACCGGAAGCTTGCGGGCCAGCTCCTCGCCGCTGCCGATCTGTGGATTTTCGTCACCACCGCCAACCGCTATGCCGACGCCGTTCCCTGGAAACTGCTCCTGGACGCGGCCGGCCGGGACATCATGGTGGCCGTGGTGCTGGACCGGGTGCCGGCGGGGGCGGAAGTTGAGGTCAGCGAGGATCTGCGTGGCCTCCTGGACCGCGAAGGCCTGGGTGCTGCCCAGCTGTTCATCATTCCGGAAACGACACTTGACGCTCTGGGCATGCTCCCTGCCGGCACAGTCCTCCCGCTGCGCACCTGGCTTGGAGATCTTGCCGCCGATTCCGCCGGCCGTTCTGAGATCGCCCGCCGCACCCTGAACGGGACCGTCAGGGCCCTGGCCGGCCGCGTTGCCGCAGTGGCCCAGGCGGCGCGGGAACAGCAGCAGGCGGCAGGCAATCTCGAAGCCGCTGCCGTTTCGGCCTACAATGCTGCGGCCAACCGCATCCTTGACGCCACCAGGGACGGCTCGCTCCTGCGTGGCGAGGTGCTGGCCCGCTGGCAGGACTTTGTGGGCACCGGTGAGTTTTTCCGGACCCTGGAACAGAATGTTGGCCGCTTCCGCGACCGGGTGGGCGCCTTCTTCCGCGGTGAACCGCCACCCGCCATCCGGGTGGAAGCAGCCATCGAGACCGGCCTTCAGGCCGTGATCGTGCACGAAGCCGCAAATGCCGCCGAGGACACGGACCAGCGCTGGCGGACCGACCCCGCCGGACGCCATCTGTTGGGTACGGACGACCTTTCCGGGACAACTCCGGGCTTCGAGGACCGGGCGGCCGCCGAAATCAGGGCCTGGCAGGAAGCCTTGATGGAACTGATCCGCACCGAGGGGCAGGGAAAGCGGACCCATGCCCGCTGGCTGTCCTTCGGGATCAACGGGCTGGGCGCGGCCCTGATGATCGTAGTGTTCTCGATGACTGCCGGACTGACCGGTCTCGAAGTCGGGGTGGCGGGTGGAACCGCGGTTGTGGGCCAGCGGCTGCTGGAGGCGGTTTTCGGCGAGGAGGCTGTCCGGCGGATGGCCGAAAAAGCGCGGGAGGACCTGCACATCCGGTGCCAGCGTCTGCTGCAGGACGAACAGCAGAAATTCCTGTCCCGGCTTCCGGTAAGCGATGACGGTACCGCCCAGTCCCTCGCCGCGCACCCGCATGCGCTGGCCCGGCTGGCGGGCACTGCATGA
- a CDS encoding HAD family hydrolase has protein sequence MTAPSQAEGTVLETPFGAVRGVLFDIDDTLVDLEYSMTTALREVSEHLLPGLDQAGWERFGRIFTHETTHYYDRYLGGELTFNEQRLLRGRAALGHFGVELAEGEQSHQWLNAYMEKQPAYVKPFPDVMPLLDRLDRAGIPYGAVSNNVHDYQRAKLDGAGLERVRRLVGTDTLGVAKPDPAIYLEGVRLLGTDPAETLYVGDNRLLDAEGSTAAGLVGVWLNRAGETVPDFEGSMVASLGELVS, from the coding sequence ATGACAGCTCCCAGCCAGGCAGAGGGCACCGTCCTGGAAACACCCTTCGGCGCAGTCCGCGGGGTGCTGTTCGACATCGACGACACCCTGGTTGACCTGGAGTACTCCATGACCACCGCCCTGCGGGAGGTCAGCGAACACCTCCTGCCCGGCCTCGACCAGGCCGGGTGGGAACGGTTCGGCCGAATCTTCACGCACGAGACCACCCACTACTACGACCGGTACCTGGGCGGAGAGCTCACGTTCAACGAACAGCGCCTGCTCCGCGGCCGCGCCGCGCTGGGACATTTCGGGGTTGAACTGGCTGAAGGAGAGCAATCGCACCAGTGGCTCAACGCGTACATGGAAAAACAGCCCGCCTACGTGAAACCCTTTCCGGACGTGATGCCGTTGCTGGACAGGCTGGACCGGGCAGGCATCCCCTATGGTGCGGTCAGCAACAACGTCCATGATTACCAGCGCGCCAAGCTGGACGGGGCAGGACTTGAACGCGTCCGCCGCCTCGTGGGAACCGACACCCTGGGGGTGGCGAAACCGGATCCGGCCATTTACCTCGAAGGGGTCCGGTTGCTGGGCACGGACCCTGCCGAGACGTTGTATGTCGGCGACAACCGCCTGCTCGATGCCGAGGGCTCGACGGCGGCCGGCCTCGTTGGTGTCTGGCTTAACCGGGCGGGGGAGACCGTGCCGGACTTTGAGGGCAGCATGGTGGCATCCCTGGGTGAACTGGTCAGCTAG
- the gltX gene encoding glutamate--tRNA ligase, whose product MTTASAPNAASIPSVTADTPVRVRFCPSPTGTPHVGLIRTALFNWAHAKHTKGTFVFRIEDTDAARDSEESYQQLLEALKWLGITWEEGVEVGGPHEPYRQSQRLDFYKDVVAKLLDGGYAYECYSSPEEVEARHRAAGRDPKLGYDNFDRELTEEQLAAFKAEGRQPVLRVRMPDEDVTFTDLIRGEITFKAGSIPDYVIVRADGSPLYTLVNPVDDALMGITHVLRGEDLLSSTPRQVVLIRYLMEIGVANYLPLFGHLPYVMGEGNKKLSKRDPQSNLFLLRDRGFIPEGLLNYLSLLGWSLSADEDIFTVDQLIESFDVQDVLANPARFDIKKAEAINGTHIRMLDPEDFRGRLVPYLRTAGLVGEQLTARQEEILAEAAPLIQERIALLGEAPEMLGFLFKPDDAIDIAADARKGLPENLTEVLDAAIAALEPVEDWSPDTIQAALKQALVEDLGLKPRLAFGPVRTAVSGRRISPPLFESMVILGKESSLRRLKTFRG is encoded by the coding sequence ATGACTACTGCCTCTGCGCCCAACGCTGCCTCCATCCCGTCCGTCACCGCCGACACTCCGGTGCGCGTCCGGTTCTGCCCCTCACCTACGGGGACGCCCCATGTGGGCCTGATCCGTACTGCCTTGTTCAACTGGGCGCACGCCAAGCACACCAAGGGCACCTTCGTGTTCCGCATCGAGGACACGGACGCTGCCCGCGACTCGGAAGAGAGCTACCAGCAGCTGCTGGAGGCGTTGAAATGGCTGGGGATCACCTGGGAAGAGGGCGTGGAGGTCGGCGGACCGCACGAGCCGTACCGGCAGTCACAGCGCCTGGACTTCTACAAGGACGTCGTCGCCAAGCTCCTTGACGGCGGCTACGCCTACGAGTGCTACTCCTCCCCGGAGGAGGTAGAGGCACGCCACCGTGCCGCCGGCCGGGATCCCAAGCTGGGTTATGACAACTTCGATCGCGAGCTTACCGAAGAGCAGCTTGCGGCTTTCAAGGCCGAAGGCCGGCAGCCGGTGCTCCGTGTCCGGATGCCGGACGAGGACGTCACATTCACGGACCTGATCCGCGGTGAGATCACGTTCAAAGCCGGAAGCATCCCGGACTATGTCATTGTCCGTGCCGACGGTTCGCCGCTGTACACGCTGGTGAACCCGGTGGATGACGCACTGATGGGCATCACCCACGTGCTGCGCGGCGAGGACCTGCTGTCCTCCACGCCCCGGCAGGTGGTGTTGATCCGCTATCTCATGGAGATCGGCGTCGCCAATTACCTGCCGCTCTTTGGCCACCTCCCCTATGTGATGGGGGAGGGCAACAAGAAGCTTTCCAAGCGTGACCCGCAATCCAACCTCTTCCTGCTGCGGGACCGCGGCTTCATTCCAGAGGGCTTGCTGAACTACCTCTCCCTGCTGGGTTGGAGCCTTTCGGCCGATGAGGACATCTTCACCGTGGACCAGCTGATTGAAAGCTTCGACGTCCAGGACGTCCTTGCCAACCCGGCCCGGTTCGACATCAAGAAGGCAGAAGCCATCAACGGCACCCACATCCGGATGCTTGACCCCGAAGACTTCAGGGGACGGCTTGTGCCGTACCTGAGGACCGCCGGCCTCGTGGGCGAGCAGCTCACGGCACGGCAGGAGGAAATCCTTGCCGAAGCGGCACCCCTCATCCAGGAGCGCATCGCCTTGCTGGGCGAAGCGCCGGAGATGCTCGGGTTCCTTTTCAAGCCTGATGACGCGATCGATATTGCCGCGGATGCGCGCAAGGGGTTGCCGGAGAACCTGACGGAGGTCCTGGACGCCGCCATCGCTGCGCTCGAACCTGTGGAGGACTGGAGCCCGGACACCATCCAGGCCGCCCTGAAGCAGGCTTTGGTCGAGGACCTGGGCCTCAAGCCCCGCCTTGCTTTCGGGCCGGTGCGCACGGCCGTTTCCGGACGCCGCATCTCGCCTCCGTTGTTCGAGTCCATGGTGATCCTCGGCAAGGAGTCCTCCCTCCGCCGGCTCAAGACTTTCCGCGGCTGA
- a CDS encoding fumarylacetoacetate hydrolase family protein, translated as MRIARFVVDSDPLYGVVEGDTGSEVVTVIHGDPFFNGVERTSVRHKLEDVRLLAPIIPRSKVIGVGRNFVEHAHELGNEVPAQPLLFLKPNTAVVGPNDPVVLPEFSEEVSFEAELCVVIGRICKDVPEERVDDVIFGYTCGNDLTARDVQKTDLQWTRAKGFDTSAPLGPWIETELDTEDLQIQGRLNGEVRQDGSTSQMIRGVRELVSVVSQAFTLLPGDVIMTGTPAGVGLVNAGDRFEVEIEGIGRLSNPIVRR; from the coding sequence ATGCGTATTGCCAGGTTTGTCGTCGATTCTGATCCCCTCTACGGCGTTGTCGAAGGTGACACGGGCAGTGAGGTCGTCACTGTTATCCATGGAGACCCCTTCTTCAACGGGGTGGAGCGCACCTCCGTCCGCCACAAGCTGGAAGACGTCCGGCTGCTCGCGCCCATCATTCCCCGCAGCAAGGTGATCGGCGTCGGACGCAACTTCGTGGAGCACGCGCACGAACTCGGCAATGAGGTTCCCGCCCAGCCGCTCCTCTTCCTCAAGCCCAACACCGCCGTCGTGGGCCCGAACGATCCTGTGGTGCTGCCGGAGTTCTCCGAGGAAGTCTCCTTCGAAGCGGAACTGTGCGTGGTGATCGGCCGGATCTGCAAGGATGTGCCCGAGGAACGCGTTGATGACGTTATCTTCGGCTACACCTGCGGCAATGACCTCACCGCACGGGATGTCCAGAAGACGGACCTGCAGTGGACCCGCGCCAAGGGCTTTGACACCTCGGCGCCGCTGGGCCCTTGGATCGAGACCGAGTTGGACACCGAAGACCTGCAGATCCAAGGCAGGCTCAATGGCGAGGTGCGCCAGGACGGGAGCACCAGCCAGATGATCAGGGGCGTTAGGGAACTCGTCTCCGTGGTCTCGCAGGCCTTCACCTTGCTTCCCGGCGATGTGATCATGACCGGGACTCCGGCGGGGGTGGGCCTGGTCAACGCGGGGGACCGTTTCGAGGTCGAAATCGAGGGCATTGGGCGGCTTTCCAACCCGATCGTGCGCCGGTGA
- a CDS encoding MBL fold metallo-hydrolase, whose protein sequence is MTSASGPILQRSSALTEFILAPNPGPMSLDGTNSYLVRVPGSPGAVVVDPGPLDEAHLQALADAGPVDLILITHRHGDHTAGSARLHQLTGAPVRAADPVHCHGTGTALLDGEVLSAAGVEVRVVATPGHTSDSVCFHLPADGPYGSILSGDTILGRGTTMLDYPDGILADYLTSLDRLEALGPGTVLPAHGPVLPSLVDIARAYRSHRLERLAQIRAALDGLGRDAAVGDVTDAVYADVDPSVRRAAETSVAAQLDYLRGGEVRQ, encoded by the coding sequence GTGACTTCAGCTTCCGGACCCATCCTCCAGCGCAGTTCAGCCTTGACGGAGTTCATCCTGGCCCCCAACCCCGGGCCGATGAGCCTGGACGGGACCAACTCCTACCTGGTGCGGGTGCCCGGTTCTCCCGGCGCCGTGGTGGTGGACCCGGGGCCTCTGGACGAGGCGCACCTCCAAGCCCTTGCCGACGCGGGGCCCGTGGACCTCATCCTCATCACCCACCGCCACGGCGACCACACTGCAGGTTCGGCCCGGCTGCACCAGCTGACCGGGGCTCCTGTCCGTGCCGCGGATCCTGTCCATTGCCACGGAACCGGCACGGCGCTGCTGGACGGCGAGGTACTGTCCGCCGCCGGGGTCGAGGTGAGGGTTGTGGCTACGCCTGGCCACACCTCCGATTCCGTGTGCTTCCACCTCCCCGCCGACGGCCCTTACGGTTCAATCCTGTCCGGGGATACCATCCTTGGCCGCGGCACCACGATGCTCGACTACCCGGACGGGATCCTCGCTGACTACCTCACCTCGCTGGATAGGCTGGAAGCCCTGGGGCCGGGGACCGTCCTTCCCGCCCACGGCCCGGTGCTGCCGTCCCTTGTGGACATCGCCCGGGCCTACCGCAGCCACCGTCTCGAACGGTTGGCGCAAATCCGCGCTGCCCTGGATGGGCTGGGCCGGGATGCGGCCGTGGGCGACGTGACGGACGCTGTCTATGCCGACGTCGACCCTTCCGTCAGGCGGGCTGCTGAAACTTCTGTTGCCGCGCAACTTGACTATCTGCGCGGCGGCGAAGTGCGGCAGTAG
- a CDS encoding branched-chain amino acid aminotransferase has translation MTQTAHGVEFTQQLSANPKSAEERAAILANPGFGNYFTDHTAIVDYTVDANGNGGWHNARIEAYGPIVLDPSAAVFHYGQEIFEGLKAYRHADGSIWTFRPEANAARLNKSARRLALPELPAEYFLGAIRELVAADKEWVPSGDGEALYLRPFMIATEAFLGVRAAREVSFRVIASPAGNYFGGELKPVSIWISREYARAGRGGTGDAKCGGNYAASLIAQQEAEANGCKQVLFLDHFNDDAVEELGGMNVFFVMKDGSLVTPALTGTILEGVTRMSVIQVAKDMGREVAERKITLEEWRDGVASGDIAEVFACGTAAVITPIGVLKDATEFIGSEDAKAGETTMAIREQLLGIQTGAVPDTHGWLTRLA, from the coding sequence ATGACTCAGACTGCCCACGGCGTCGAATTTACCCAGCAACTCTCGGCAAACCCGAAGTCTGCTGAAGAGCGTGCAGCCATCCTGGCGAACCCGGGATTCGGCAACTACTTCACCGACCACACCGCCATCGTCGACTACACCGTGGACGCGAACGGCAACGGCGGCTGGCACAATGCCCGGATTGAAGCGTACGGGCCGATCGTCCTCGATCCCTCCGCTGCGGTTTTCCACTACGGCCAGGAGATTTTCGAGGGGCTCAAGGCCTACCGCCACGCTGACGGATCCATCTGGACCTTCCGGCCCGAGGCCAACGCAGCGCGGCTGAACAAGTCCGCCCGCAGGCTTGCCCTGCCCGAGCTGCCGGCCGAGTACTTCCTTGGAGCCATCCGGGAACTGGTGGCAGCCGATAAGGAATGGGTACCCAGCGGCGACGGTGAGGCACTGTACCTGCGGCCGTTCATGATCGCCACCGAAGCCTTCCTGGGTGTCCGCGCAGCCCGGGAGGTCTCCTTCCGGGTGATCGCTTCACCGGCCGGCAACTACTTTGGCGGCGAGCTGAAGCCGGTATCCATCTGGATCTCCCGCGAGTACGCCCGCGCCGGCCGCGGCGGAACCGGCGATGCCAAGTGCGGCGGCAATTACGCTGCCTCCCTTATTGCCCAGCAGGAAGCCGAAGCCAACGGCTGCAAGCAGGTCCTCTTCCTGGACCACTTCAACGACGACGCGGTCGAAGAACTGGGCGGCATGAACGTGTTCTTCGTGATGAAGGACGGCTCACTGGTTACCCCCGCACTGACCGGCACCATCCTGGAGGGCGTTACCCGGATGTCCGTCATCCAGGTGGCCAAGGACATGGGCCGCGAAGTTGCCGAGCGGAAGATCACCCTTGAAGAGTGGCGCGACGGCGTTGCCTCCGGTGACATTGCAGAGGTCTTTGCCTGCGGCACGGCGGCAGTGATCACGCCCATTGGCGTTTTGAAGGACGCCACCGAATTCATCGGCTCCGAGGACGCCAAGGCCGGGGAGACCACCATGGCCATCCGGGAACAGCTGCTCGGCATCCAGACCGGCGCGGTCCCCGACACCCACGGCTGGCTCACCCGCCTGGCCTGA